One stretch of Halobaculum marinum DNA includes these proteins:
- a CDS encoding DoxX family protein produces the protein MSPLSRPVGAVAGVVATVVASAGVAAAHVEYVTDGSERGDPIAFLTAVLSEPSVVLPLAVGGVVVLALMAGYLRVQPLRADVTAMRAALADYTDLLPWLLRLAIGLPMVGAGFAGYLFTPLVTTADTVVPVRLFGVAVGFALLFGLATRFVAATALVSYLVLLPFHPAMFFAFEYSAGLLAIVLVGGGRPSADHVIAQLAANDDTVYSRFDPFYRRIAVPVGARIDPYRRFVPTVIRVGMGVVFAYLAFAEKLLAPAQALAVVEQYGLSTLTPVPPELWVLGASLTELFLGVLLVIGLFTRASSAAAFVVFTTTLFGLADDPVLAHISLFGLVSALLVTGAGPLSIDTAVFRTTYESGVPGTGHGAVRAAATGGDTDDDR, from the coding sequence ATGAGTCCGCTCAGCCGACCGGTGGGCGCCGTCGCCGGCGTCGTCGCGACAGTGGTCGCGTCGGCCGGCGTCGCCGCCGCTCACGTCGAGTACGTGACCGACGGGAGTGAACGGGGTGACCCGATCGCGTTCCTGACGGCGGTGCTGTCGGAGCCGTCGGTCGTCCTCCCGCTCGCCGTCGGCGGCGTCGTCGTGCTCGCCTTGATGGCGGGGTACCTGCGGGTCCAACCGCTCCGGGCCGACGTGACCGCGATGCGGGCGGCGCTGGCCGACTACACCGACCTCCTCCCGTGGCTCCTCCGGCTTGCGATCGGCCTCCCGATGGTGGGTGCGGGGTTCGCCGGCTACCTGTTCACACCGCTGGTTACCACCGCCGACACCGTCGTTCCGGTCCGGCTGTTCGGCGTCGCCGTCGGATTCGCGCTGCTGTTTGGGCTCGCCACTCGGTTCGTCGCGGCGACCGCGCTGGTGTCGTACCTCGTCCTCCTCCCCTTCCACCCAGCGATGTTCTTCGCGTTCGAGTACAGCGCGGGCCTGCTGGCCATCGTCCTCGTGGGCGGGGGGCGACCGAGCGCCGACCACGTGATCGCGCAGTTGGCGGCGAACGACGACACGGTGTACTCCCGGTTCGACCCGTTCTACCGGCGGATCGCCGTGCCAGTCGGTGCACGGATCGACCCGTACCGGCGGTTCGTCCCGACGGTGATCCGAGTCGGGATGGGCGTCGTCTTCGCCTACCTCGCGTTCGCGGAGAAGCTGCTCGCGCCAGCGCAGGCACTGGCGGTCGTCGAACAGTACGGGCTGTCGACGCTGACGCCGGTTCCGCCGGAGCTGTGGGTGTTGGGCGCCTCCCTCACGGAGCTGTTCTTGGGCGTCTTGCTCGTGATCGGACTGTTCACGCGCGCCTCATCGGCTGCCGCGTTCGTCGTGTTCACGACGACGCTGTTCGGGCTCGCCGACGACCCAGTGTTGGCGCACATCTCGCTGTTCGGCCTTGTCTCGGCGTTGCTCGTCACAGGGGCGGGGCCGCTGTCGATCGACACCGCCGTGTTCCGGACCACCTACGAGTCGGGCGTCCCCGGGACGGGGCACGGCGCCGTCCGCGCCGCTGCGACCGGCGGTGACACCGACGACGACCGGTAG
- a CDS encoding archease, whose translation MAVAASAETLGGVFAAVADGLTAAMCDEVPATGERFAVTVRAESREAALFDYLDQCIYERDVRLVLPVDHRARVERVDGEWVVEASARGVPLSEVVARDVKAVTYSEMELAETDDGEWRAYVVFDV comes from the coding sequence GTGGCGGTCGCGGCGTCCGCGGAGACGCTCGGCGGCGTGTTCGCGGCGGTCGCCGACGGCCTGACCGCCGCGATGTGCGACGAGGTGCCCGCTACGGGCGAGCGCTTCGCCGTGACCGTCCGCGCCGAGTCGCGGGAGGCGGCGCTGTTCGACTACCTCGACCAGTGCATCTACGAGCGCGACGTGCGCCTCGTCCTCCCGGTCGACCACCGCGCCCGTGTCGAGCGGGTCGACGGCGAGTGGGTCGTCGAGGCGTCGGCCCGCGGCGTCCCGCTGTCGGAGGTGGTCGCACGTGACGTGAAAGCGGTGACCTACTCGGAGATGGAACTGGCCGAGACCGACGACGGCGAGTGGCGCGCGTACGTCGTCTTCGACGTGTAA
- a CDS encoding DUF502 domain-containing protein: MPRWSAREMGDSVVGAFRAAFVTGVAVVVPLLVSLIVLAVAGRYVYQYLDLFSSLVLDVGPDTNFVVATPLGPWVVGKETLIELLTPVVLVSVIVVMGLFINTTRLGAAAVDYFDAAAAHVPGIGSVYESFRQMSDVMLEEDTQNFREVKLVEFPHEGAYTLGFLTTETPDPLRAPTGHERMLTLFLPLAPNPVMGGHLVHMPADRVMDVDMTVEEGIRAVVTSGVAVSSGSGTSGPGGDGLSEEQLRTLAGIEHADQQLNPDAESPDVRRTDDAAGDRDEEWDRQVAPERSGTPTDIARRTRAQRDDPERDDDRESRQPYSLYGAEEATTTPAREAGRYAAETESTDERPAEQADRPATDRTASPGVPAAEADRDVAHREREETTPEAVGDRPAAERDGTDQRPEAVSDRSDIERPGERGDAGRGGDTRDADGDPERDDG, translated from the coding sequence ATGCCTCGCTGGTCGGCCCGCGAGATGGGCGACTCCGTCGTCGGTGCGTTCCGTGCCGCGTTCGTCACCGGCGTCGCCGTCGTGGTGCCGCTGCTCGTCTCGCTCATCGTGCTCGCGGTCGCCGGGAGATACGTCTACCAGTACCTCGATCTGTTCTCGTCGCTCGTGCTGGACGTCGGGCCGGACACGAACTTCGTCGTCGCCACCCCGCTGGGGCCGTGGGTCGTCGGGAAGGAGACGCTCATCGAACTGCTCACGCCGGTCGTGTTGGTGTCCGTCATCGTCGTCATGGGGCTGTTCATCAACACGACCCGCCTCGGCGCCGCCGCCGTCGACTACTTCGACGCCGCGGCCGCACATGTACCGGGTATCGGCTCCGTCTACGAGTCGTTTCGCCAGATGTCGGACGTGATGCTGGAGGAGGACACCCAGAACTTCCGGGAGGTGAAACTAGTCGAGTTCCCCCACGAAGGCGCGTACACCCTCGGCTTCCTCACCACCGAGACGCCGGACCCACTGCGAGCGCCGACCGGCCACGAGCGGATGCTGACGCTGTTCCTCCCGCTGGCACCCAACCCAGTGATGGGCGGGCACCTCGTCCACATGCCGGCCGACCGGGTGATGGACGTGGACATGACCGTCGAAGAGGGCATCCGCGCGGTCGTCACCAGCGGCGTCGCCGTCTCGAGTGGCTCCGGGACGAGTGGCCCCGGCGGCGACGGCCTCTCCGAGGAGCAACTCCGGACGCTCGCCGGGATCGAACACGCCGACCAGCAGTTGAACCCGGACGCGGAGTCGCCGGACGTGCGGCGGACCGACGACGCCGCCGGCGACCGCGACGAGGAGTGGGACCGCCAGGTCGCCCCAGAGCGCTCGGGCACGCCCACGGACATCGCTCGACGGACGCGCGCCCAGCGCGACGACCCCGAGCGCGACGACGACCGCGAGTCGCGGCAACCGTACTCGTTGTACGGCGCCGAAGAAGCGACCACGACGCCCGCGCGCGAGGCCGGTCGGTACGCTGCCGAGACCGAGTCCACCGACGAACGTCCGGCGGAGCAGGCCGACCGCCCGGCCACCGATCGCACCGCTTCGCCGGGGGTGCCGGCGGCCGAAGCCGACCGCGACGTCGCACACCGCGAGCGCGAGGAGACGACGCCGGAGGCCGTCGGGGACCGTCCTGCCGCCGAGCGCGACGGGACCGACCAGCGACCGGAAGCCGTCAGCGACCGCTCCGACATCGAACGACCCGGCGAGCGCGGCGACGCCGGGCGCGGCGGTGACACCCGCGACGCCGACGGGGACCCCGAGCGCGATGACGGCTAA
- a CDS encoding GNAT family N-acetyltransferase: MSVNVEKRVDPPGDATHGEAAWALKEEIRQREGVLKQRRGFFMDAYRRANCHLLVEDDELVGFASTRRDGYILFLAVAPRVRGRGYGERLVAEVADENRSVSCHARTTNEAALAFYEHIGFEVVRRIDNYYEDGGDAYYLRLGDDSSLRERLSKFLR, from the coding sequence GTGAGCGTCAACGTGGAGAAGCGCGTGGATCCCCCGGGCGACGCCACCCACGGCGAGGCCGCCTGGGCGCTGAAAGAGGAGATCCGCCAGCGAGAGGGTGTCCTGAAACAGCGACGCGGCTTCTTCATGGACGCCTACCGCCGCGCGAACTGCCACCTGCTCGTCGAGGACGACGAACTCGTCGGGTTCGCGTCCACCCGTCGCGACGGCTACATCCTCTTCCTCGCCGTCGCGCCGCGCGTTCGCGGACGGGGGTACGGCGAGCGACTCGTCGCGGAGGTCGCCGACGAGAACCGTTCGGTTTCGTGTCACGCCCGCACCACGAACGAGGCGGCGCTCGCGTTCTACGAGCACATCGGCTTCGAGGTCGTCCGTCGCATCGACAACTACTACGAGGACGGTGGCGACGCGTACTACCTCCGCCTCGGCGACGACTCGTCGCTGCGCGAGCGGCTCTCGAAGTTCCTCCGGTAG
- the ppk2 gene encoding polyphosphate kinase 2 codes for MRDHPVLPSEESVLATVPDEDLYKANGTIKKKHYERELERLQEELVRLQMWVREQGLRVVILFDGRDAAGKGGTIHRITRRTSSRVVKVVALGTPTEREQSQWYFQRYVEHLPAAGEVVLFDRSWYNRATVERVMGFCTDAEYEEFLRSTPEFERMLQRSGIILLKYWFSISDEEQERRFQKRSQDPKRRWKLSPMDLEARDRWVDYSKAKDAMFEHTDTDDSPWYVVDAEVKKHARLNCITHLLGQIDYEDTMPEPRELPPRESGEDYERPPIDSQRWVPAVYGSNPTDVDA; via the coding sequence ATGCGTGACCACCCGGTGCTCCCGAGCGAAGAGTCCGTGCTCGCGACGGTGCCCGACGAGGACCTGTACAAAGCCAACGGGACGATCAAGAAGAAGCACTACGAACGAGAGCTCGAGCGCCTCCAAGAGGAGTTGGTCCGCCTCCAGATGTGGGTGCGAGAACAGGGCCTCCGGGTCGTCATCCTGTTCGACGGTCGCGACGCCGCGGGCAAGGGCGGCACCATCCACCGGATCACGCGCCGCACCAGTTCGCGCGTCGTGAAGGTCGTCGCGCTCGGGACGCCGACCGAGCGCGAGCAGAGCCAGTGGTACTTCCAGCGGTACGTCGAACACCTCCCGGCGGCGGGCGAGGTGGTGCTGTTCGACCGGAGTTGGTACAACCGCGCGACCGTCGAGCGCGTGATGGGCTTCTGTACCGACGCGGAGTACGAGGAGTTCCTGCGGTCGACCCCCGAGTTCGAGCGGATGCTCCAGCGCTCGGGGATCATCCTCCTGAAGTACTGGTTCTCGATCAGCGACGAGGAGCAGGAACGCCGCTTCCAAAAGCGCAGTCAGGACCCGAAGCGGCGCTGGAAGCTCAGCCCGATGGACCTCGAAGCGCGGGACCGCTGGGTGGACTACTCGAAGGCGAAAGACGCGATGTTCGAGCACACCGACACCGACGACTCGCCGTGGTACGTCGTCGACGCCGAGGTGAAGAAGCACGCCCGACTCAACTGCATCACCCACCTGCTCGGTCAGATCGACTACGAGGACACGATGCCCGAGCCGCGGGAACTGCCGCCGCGGGAGTCCGGCGAGGACTACGAGCGACCGCCGATCGACAGCCAGCGGTGGGTCCCCGCGGTGTACGGGTCGAATCCGACCGACGTGGACGCCTGA
- a CDS encoding pyridoxal-phosphate-dependent aminotransferase family protein, whose amino-acid sequence MTEKREYTGEYPDKTLYIPGPTEVREDVIQEMAQPMFGHRMDRMTDLYTTIVEDTKEFLGTDHEVMILTASGTEFWEAATLNLVDEDMLVATNGSFSERFANVGERLGKNVDRLEYDWGKAVKPEDVRATLEESDADYDVVGVAMNESSTGVRNPVEAIGDVVAEYPDTYFVVDAVSSLGGDYVDIDAHGIDVIFNSTQKAFAMPPGLAVCVVSPEAYERELSKDSASWYGGFQRALDYYDRKGQTHSTPAIPIMLAYRKQMKYMLEEGHEARSERHREMAEYTREWAREHFDVFPEEGYESQTVGCIENTQGIDVAGTIEQVSEEYDMVFSNGYGSQLGEETFRIGHMGEHDVESIRTLTDAIEDVAGL is encoded by the coding sequence GTGACTGAGAAACGAGAATACACGGGCGAGTACCCCGACAAGACGCTGTACATCCCAGGGCCGACCGAGGTCCGCGAGGACGTGATCCAGGAGATGGCCCAGCCGATGTTCGGCCACCGGATGGACCGGATGACCGACCTCTACACGACCATCGTCGAGGACACGAAGGAGTTCCTCGGCACCGACCACGAGGTGATGATCCTCACGGCCTCCGGGACGGAGTTCTGGGAGGCGGCGACGCTGAACCTCGTCGACGAGGACATGCTCGTCGCGACGAACGGCAGCTTCAGCGAACGGTTCGCGAACGTCGGCGAGCGCCTCGGCAAGAACGTCGACCGCCTCGAGTACGACTGGGGGAAGGCCGTCAAACCCGAGGACGTGCGCGCGACGCTGGAGGAGAGCGACGCCGACTACGACGTGGTCGGCGTCGCGATGAACGAGTCCTCGACGGGCGTGCGCAATCCGGTCGAGGCTATCGGCGACGTGGTCGCCGAGTACCCGGACACGTACTTCGTCGTCGACGCGGTGTCGTCGCTGGGGGGCGACTACGTCGACATCGACGCCCACGGCATCGACGTCATCTTCAACTCCACCCAGAAGGCGTTCGCCATGCCGCCGGGGCTCGCCGTCTGCGTCGTCAGTCCCGAGGCGTACGAGCGCGAGTTGTCGAAAGACTCGGCCTCGTGGTACGGCGGCTTCCAGCGCGCGCTCGACTATTACGACCGGAAGGGCCAGACCCACTCGACGCCCGCGATTCCGATCATGCTCGCGTACCGCAAGCAGATGAAGTACATGCTGGAGGAGGGCCACGAGGCGCGCTCGGAGCGCCACCGCGAGATGGCCGAGTACACCCGCGAGTGGGCCCGCGAGCACTTCGACGTGTTCCCAGAGGAGGGGTACGAGTCCCAGACCGTCGGCTGCATCGAGAACACGCAGGGCATCGACGTGGCCGGCACCATCGAACAGGTCAGCGAGGAGTACGACATGGTGTTCTCGAACGGCTACGGCTCTCAGCTCGGTGAGGAGACGTTCCGCATCGGCCACATGGGCGAACACGACGTGGAGTCGATCCGGACCCTCACCGACGCCATCGAGGACGTCGCCGGACTGTAA
- a CDS encoding PAS domain-containing protein → MRAASLQSVDQPITVVCVHDDPAYLDALGTAFDGSDDLRMILDTDPATALDRLGDAAAVVCPVDLQTTAETTVFEAVRQRDPTLPVLFTVSPDLSEVDDALFDADGTEFHSGTADSPQIRLFERRLRALVARARLERRVGQFRTALDLGRDPTLVVDGDGTIAYANQALSSAVTTDRASLVGREWTDIFTAESVRHLRVDAFPVAEDGWTWTGCAVLTTDTGEVEARTSLVRLSDRSVVFVVHGLSSSEETRE, encoded by the coding sequence ATGCGAGCGGCGTCTCTCCAGTCGGTCGACCAGCCGATCACTGTCGTCTGTGTACACGACGACCCGGCGTACCTCGACGCGCTCGGGACGGCGTTCGACGGCAGTGACGACCTCCGGATGATCCTCGACACCGACCCGGCGACCGCACTCGACCGTCTCGGCGACGCCGCCGCCGTCGTCTGCCCAGTCGACCTGCAGACGACCGCCGAGACGACCGTGTTCGAGGCGGTCCGCCAGCGCGACCCGACCCTGCCGGTGCTGTTCACCGTCTCGCCGGATCTCTCTGAGGTCGATGACGCACTCTTCGACGCCGACGGCACCGAGTTTCACTCGGGCACCGCCGACAGCCCGCAGATCAGACTGTTCGAGCGCCGTCTCCGCGCCCTCGTCGCCCGCGCTCGTCTCGAACGGCGTGTCGGACAGTTCCGCACGGCACTCGACCTGGGTCGAGACCCGACCCTCGTCGTGGACGGCGACGGAACCATCGCGTACGCGAACCAGGCGCTCTCCTCGGCGGTCACGACAGACCGGGCCTCGCTGGTCGGCAGGGAGTGGACCGACATCTTCACGGCCGAGTCCGTCCGGCACCTCCGTGTCGACGCCTTCCCGGTCGCCGAGGACGGGTGGACCTGGACTGGGTGTGCGGTGCTCACGACCGACACGGGCGAAGTGGAGGCACGGACCAGCCTCGTGAGACTCTCCGACCGGAGCGTCGTGTTCGTCGTCCACGGCCTCTCGTCGAGTGAGGAGACGCGCGAGTGA
- a CDS encoding HalOD1 output domain-containing protein: MEAVADALDSDPSTLKPPLATVVDPDALDSLADSPPECSVEVTFTYANCLISLTDGTVEVQPTEAAD; the protein is encoded by the coding sequence GTGGAAGCCGTCGCGGACGCGCTTGACAGCGATCCGAGCACGCTGAAGCCCCCGCTGGCGACGGTCGTGGACCCGGATGCACTCGACTCGCTGGCCGACAGCCCCCCCGAGTGCAGCGTCGAGGTGACGTTCACGTACGCGAACTGTCTCATCTCGCTGACCGACGGCACCGTCGAGGTCCAACCGACCGAGGCGGCCGACTGA